Proteins co-encoded in one Malus sylvestris chromosome 9, drMalSylv7.2, whole genome shotgun sequence genomic window:
- the LOC126634002 gene encoding uncharacterized protein LOC126634002 — protein sequence MDSQAVVQVPICCEWAAIPPVIHVFRYKGTLAILVLRSVTNAIIVIMVNVKEEIVGVILAFFSSRFKDLVPISRQVMGVLFIIKVTYPSTREEHIGTRLMFPITRAAIHSTKGLAQWFIIVFIDDILMYSKNKADHARHLRLVLKKLRENQMYTKFSKCQFWLDQVSFLGHVISTQGVLVDPKKVAVMENWEQPQTVTEVKSFLSLTGYYRRFVKNFSTIALPLIRLTKK from the exons ATGGATAGTCAAGCAGTGGTTCAAGTTCCAATATGCTGCGAATGGGCGGCAATTCCACCGGTCATTCACGTTTTTAGATACAAAGGAACCCTAGCAATTCTGGTGCTCCGCTCTGTCACAAATGCAATAATCGTCATTATGGTGAATGTAAAAGAGGAAATAGTGGGTGTTATACTTGCG TTCTTCTCTAGTAGATTCAAGGACCTGGTACCTATCAGCAGACAAGTTATGGGGGTGCTTTTCATTATCAAGGTGACATACCCCAGCACCAGGGAGGAGCATATCGGTACCCGCCTAATGTTCCCTATTACCAGGGCAGCTATCCACAGTACCAAGGGGTTAGCACAATG GTTCATAATTGTCTTCATCGACGACATTCTAATGTATTCTAAGAACAAGGCTGACCATGCTAGACATTTACGTCTGGTTTTGAAGAAGCTAAGGGAGAATCAAATGTACACCAAATTCAGTAAGTGCCAATTCTGGCTGGATCAGGTGTCCTTCTTGGGACACGTGATATCAACTCAAGGTGTTCTCGTGGATCCTAAAAAAGTAGCAGTaatggagaattgggagcaacctcagACGGTCACTGAAGTTAAGAGTTTTCTTAGTCTTACGGGCTATTATCGACGCTTTGTGAAAAACTTCTCAACCATAGCCTTGCCTCTGATAAGGTTGACCAAGAAATGA
- the LOC126581940 gene encoding long chain acyl-CoA synthetase 1-like, producing the protein MKIFSVAVEEGREGKDGKPSLGPVYRNLLAQNDFPPLDRQINSSWDLFSLSVQKHPGNRMLGWRKMVDGKPGPYTWKTYKEVYDEVLDVGSALRLSGVEPGSRVGIYGANCPQWIMAMEACNAHSLICVPLYDTLGPRAVNFIIDHAELDVVFVQDKKVKELLKPDSTSSKRIKVMVCFSSMTDEEKNKSVQIGIKPYSWNEFTEMGKQNPSEIVPPTTDNIAGIMYTSGTSGDPKGVVITHENVAYGVRGIDLFMEQFEDKMTGDDVYLSFLPLAHILDRVIEEYFFRNGAAVGYYHGDLNALRDDMVELKPTLLAGVPRVFEKIHEGIKKAVLELNPRRRKIFDILYKYKLAWMNRGYKNKYASPIADLLAFRKVKARLGGQLRLIISGGAPLSSEIEEFLRVTCCAFVVTGYGLTETIGPTTLGFPDEMCMVGAVGTVSVYNEMRLEEVPEMGYNPLGDHPCGEICVRGKTVFAGYYKNPELTREAIKDGWFHTGDIGEILPNGVIKVIDRKKNLIKLSQGEYVALEYLENVYGVASIIEDIWVYGNSFKSMIVAVVVPEEETAKKWAYLNGHMGSFSDLCSLDQLKDHIMAELKLIAERNKLSGFQYIKGIIIEPRPFDMERDLVTATLKKKRNHLLKYYQVQIDQLYNTLDGRKFSN; encoded by the exons ATGAAGATTTTCTCAGTTGCAGTGGAGGAAGGAAGAGAAGGCAAGGATGGCAAGCCTTCACTCGGTCCAGTGTACCGTAATTTACTCGCCCAAAATGATTTTCCTCCGCTTGATCGCCAAATTAATTCATCTTGGGACCTCTTTAG TCTATCTGTCCAGAAGCATCCTGGAAATCGAATGCTTGGATGGCGTAAAATGGTTGATGGGAAG CCAGGGCCTTACACTTGGAAAACATACAAGGAGGTTTATGACGAAGTTCTGGATGTTGGTTCTGCATTGCGATTATCCGGTGTTGAACCT GGTTCCCGGGTTGGGATTTATGGTGCAAATTGTCCTCAGTGGATTATGGCAATGGAG GCTTGTAATGCTCACAGTTTGATTTGCGTGCCTCTCTACGATACCCTTG GTCCAAGAGCTGTAAACTTTATTATAGATCACGCAGAGCTTGACGTTGTTTTTGTCCAAGATAAGAAAGTGAAAGAA CTACTGAAACCTGATTCTACATCTTCTAAACGAATAAAAG TTATGGTCTGCTTCAGTTCAATGACGGATGAAGAGAAGAACAAATCAGTGCAGATTGGGATAAAACCGTACTCATGGAATGAGTTCACGGAGATG GGTAAACAAAATCCGTCGGAGATTGTTCCACCAACGACAGATAATATTGCTGGCATTATGTACACAAGCGGCACCAGCGGAGATCCTAAAGGAGTTGTGATAACACATGAAAATGTTGCATATGGAGTGAGAGGGATTGATCTCTTTATGGAACAATTTGAAGACAAG ATGACAGGGGATGATGTCTATCTATCTTTCCTTCCCTTGGCTCATATCCTCGACCGCGTGATTGAGGAGTATTTTTTCCGCAATGGTGCTGCTGTTGGCTATTATCATGGG GATCTTAATGCACTGAGGGATGACATGGTGGAGTTAAAGCCAACGCTTCTTGCTGGGGTACCTCGAGTTTTTGAAAAAATACATGAAG GTATAAAGAAAGCAGTGCTAGAGCTTAATCCAAGaagaaggaagatttttgacATTCTCTACAAATA CAAACTTGCTTGGATGAATAGGGGGTATAAAAACAAATACGCATCGCCCATAGCGGATCTGTTGGCCTTCAGAAAg GTCAAAGCTAGGTTAGGTGGTCAACTTCGACTTATAATATCTGGAGGTGCACCCTTGAGCTCTGAGATCGAAGAATTCTTGCGAGTTACCTGCTGCGCATTCGTAGTCACAGGCTATG GGTTGACAGAAACTATCGGACCGACAACTCTCGGCTTTCCTGACGAAATGTGCATGGTTGGTGCTGTTGGCACCGTATCTGTATACAATGAGATGCGCCTGGAGGAGGTTCCGGAAATGGGCTACAATCCACTTGGGGATCATCCGTGTGGTGAGATATGTGTGAGAGGGAAGACTGTTTTTGCTGGCTACTACAAAAATCCTGAATTAACAAGAGAGGCCATCAAAGATGGCTGGTTCCACACag GTGACATAGGGGAAATACTTCCGAACGGAGTCATCAAGGTTATCGATAGGAAGAAGAATCTTATCAAACTCTCACAAGGAGAGTATGTTGCACTTGAGTACTTGGAAAATGTTTATGGCGTTGCTTCTATTATTGAAGAT ATTTGGGTCTACGGAAACAGCTTCAAGTCGATGATTGTTGCAGTGGTGGTACCGGAAGAAGAGACCGCCAAGAAGTGGgcttatttgaacggtcacatGGGTTCCTTTTCGGATCTTTGTTCTCTTGATCAGCTAAAAGATCACATTATGGCTGAGCTTAAGTTAATAGCTGAGAGGAACAAG CTGAGTGGCTTTCAATACATCAAGGGAATCATCATAGAACCTCGGCCCTTCGACATGGAAAGAGACTTGGTGACTGCAACattgaagaagaaacgaaatCACTTGCTCAAGTATTACCAG GTTCAAATTGATCAACTCTACAATACCCTGGATGGAAGAAAATTTAGTAATTAA